One Bacillota bacterium DNA segment encodes these proteins:
- a CDS encoding DUF1156 domain-containing protein yields the protein MDNSSPNGNCPRLIEVALPIREISAESVRDKSLRHGHISTLHLWWARRPLAAARAVVFASLVPDPDDPRCPAEFRALVERLLKTQVPAALKYYSRGRNRFRDEDPYRPYEGMPDTLRNRLLMFIAKWSPEMLAFEAGKREKPPAPKELLDDRSLVKWETSDPDNGQGREILGIARELVKVAHGGRVPVVLDLFAGGGAIPLEAGRLGCQAIANDYNPVAYLILRASCELPQKYGRPGIRKVKEEYLGIVTETERQVPNVLLHDVEKWARWILERARGKIGHLYPPGKDGRPVVAYLWARTAPCANPSCRGEIPLLRSLLVCNKPGKKVALTMETNKAEKAVRFGIAEGTAIKATDGTMQNRGNTLCPYCEQVTPVSDLRVAGLGDRMGQQMVAVITEDKGGKQYRPVEDSDLVAFRSAADIKVEPPRELILAEVSGSDEHVSHRGQFTTYMYGMKTWGSLFNPRQLVAMQTFVACLHEALERIREEIEDEEYRKAVGVYLGLWLSRIAQRGSNVGLWHTTRETLEHPFGRQAIPMTWDYPEANPFSESTGSAEGGIDWMLRVISRESSLPGQTGGSLPAQVIRGDAADLSVAKNSTDVIVTDPPYFDAIAYADLSDYFYVWLKRGLSAVVPEALLTPLTPKGDEATALKHRHEGDSEKADEHFQAKLAMALAQAHSALKAGGLVSIMFAHQSTKAWTALVRAIFDAGLTINATWPIDSELTTALKASMSALASSVTVACRPRLVGSAASFKEVRREIEQVVRESVKRFWSYGFRGADLIVACYGPAVGVFGQYERVEKADGTPVGVPELLDLARRVARDAIAGEFRGDNLSTLYYVWANLYGTAEQAWDDARLVVQIGGEADSAMEVARGHGIFVVDGSKCRLALLVDREQRRGLGEGQSPPLIDALHRSMLLWQGEQRHELVTYLAERDLLEDEPFWKLAQALFEVLPREAADWKLVSALLGERQTLRAEGKSATYQDVQQKLEFEGGR from the coding sequence ATGGATAATAGCAGCCCTAACGGTAATTGTCCCCGCCTGATCGAAGTTGCGCTGCCTATCCGGGAGATCTCGGCGGAGAGTGTAAGGGACAAGTCGCTGCGGCACGGGCATATCTCGACGTTGCACCTCTGGTGGGCGCGGCGGCCGCTGGCGGCCGCACGGGCGGTGGTCTTCGCTTCGCTGGTGCCCGATCCTGATGATCCGCGCTGCCCTGCGGAGTTCCGCGCTCTGGTGGAGCGTCTTTTGAAAACGCAAGTGCCGGCAGCCTTGAAATATTACAGCCGCGGGCGTAACAGGTTCCGGGACGAAGACCCTTACCGCCCCTATGAGGGTATGCCGGATACGTTACGGAACCGGCTCCTGATGTTCATCGCCAAGTGGTCGCCGGAGATGCTGGCTTTTGAGGCCGGCAAGCGGGAGAAACCTCCGGCACCCAAGGAACTTCTGGACGACCGCTCGCTGGTTAAATGGGAGACTTCCGATCCGGATAACGGCCAGGGGCGGGAGATTTTAGGCATTGCCCGTGAGTTGGTCAAGGTCGCTCACGGGGGCAGAGTGCCGGTGGTGCTCGATCTTTTCGCCGGCGGCGGCGCGATTCCGCTGGAAGCCGGCCGGCTCGGCTGCCAGGCCATCGCCAATGACTACAACCCGGTGGCCTACCTCATCCTGCGGGCATCTTGTGAGCTTCCGCAAAAGTACGGCAGGCCAGGGATAAGAAAAGTCAAGGAAGAATACCTGGGAATCGTCACTGAAACTGAACGCCAGGTTCCAAATGTCCTGCTCCACGACGTCGAGAAGTGGGCCAGGTGGATCCTGGAACGGGCGCGTGGGAAGATTGGGCATCTCTATCCGCCCGGGAAGGATGGTCGGCCGGTCGTCGCTTACCTGTGGGCACGGACGGCGCCCTGCGCGAACCCCTCCTGCCGGGGGGAGATCCCGCTTTTGCGCAGCCTTCTGGTTTGTAACAAGCCGGGCAAGAAAGTGGCGCTGACGATGGAAACGAACAAGGCGGAGAAGGCAGTTCGATTTGGGATTGCAGAGGGCACGGCTATCAAGGCCACCGACGGCACCATGCAGAATCGTGGGAACACCCTGTGCCCGTACTGCGAACAGGTGACCCCCGTGAGCGACCTGCGAGTTGCTGGACTCGGGGACCGCATGGGCCAGCAGATGGTCGCCGTCATCACGGAAGACAAGGGCGGCAAGCAATACCGGCCGGTCGAGGACTCCGACCTCGTGGCCTTTCGAAGTGCAGCCGACATCAAGGTCGAACCGCCCCGGGAGTTGATCCTCGCGGAGGTTTCCGGTTCTGATGAGCACGTGTCCCATCGCGGCCAGTTCACGACATACATGTACGGTATGAAGACCTGGGGCTCGCTCTTCAACCCGCGCCAGCTCGTGGCTATGCAGACCTTCGTCGCCTGCCTTCACGAGGCGCTGGAGCGCATACGCGAGGAGATTGAGGACGAGGAGTACCGTAAGGCGGTAGGGGTTTATCTGGGGCTATGGTTAAGCCGGATTGCCCAGCGCGGTTCAAACGTCGGCTTGTGGCACACGACGCGTGAAACACTTGAACACCCATTTGGACGCCAGGCGATTCCCATGACCTGGGATTACCCGGAAGCGAATCCATTCTCTGAGTCTACGGGCAGTGCGGAGGGCGGTATTGACTGGATGCTCCGCGTGATCTCCCGGGAATCTTCTCTGCCTGGGCAGACAGGTGGCAGTCTACCTGCGCAAGTTATACGAGGCGACGCGGCGGACCTTTCGGTGGCGAAGAACTCCACGGATGTCATTGTAACTGATCCTCCTTATTTTGACGCCATTGCTTACGCTGATCTCTCCGATTACTTTTATGTCTGGCTGAAACGGGGACTTTCGGCGGTGGTTCCTGAAGCCCTGCTAACGCCGCTGACGCCGAAAGGGGACGAGGCCACCGCGCTAAAACACCGGCATGAAGGTGATAGCGAGAAGGCCGATGAGCACTTCCAAGCAAAGCTGGCGATGGCGCTTGCCCAAGCACATAGTGCCCTGAAAGCCGGTGGTCTTGTCTCAATCATGTTCGCCCATCAGTCCACCAAGGCCTGGACCGCATTGGTGCGGGCCATCTTTGACGCGGGGCTGACCATCAATGCCACCTGGCCGATTGATTCGGAGTTGACTACCGCGTTAAAAGCCAGCATGTCTGCCCTGGCCTCTTCCGTAACCGTTGCCTGCCGACCCCGCCTAGTCGGCAGCGCCGCTTCCTTCAAGGAGGTGCGCCGGGAGATTGAGCAGGTCGTCCGGGAGTCCGTCAAACGCTTCTGGTCCTACGGCTTCCGGGGCGCCGACCTCATTGTCGCCTGTTACGGTCCGGCCGTGGGCGTTTTCGGCCAATACGAGCGGGTGGAGAAGGCGGACGGCACGCCGGTCGGGGTCCCGGAGCTTCTTGACCTTGCCCGCCGGGTGGCGCGGGACGCTATCGCCGGTGAGTTCCGCGGGGACAACCTCTCTACCCTGTATTACGTTTGGGCCAACCTGTACGGCACCGCCGAGCAGGCCTGGGACGATGCCCGGCTGGTGGTGCAGATCGGCGGCGAGGCGGACAGCGCCATGGAGGTCGCCCGCGGGCACGGCATCTTTGTGGTGGACGGCTCGAAATGCCGCCTGGCGCTGCTCGTTGACCGGGAGCAGCGGCGCGGCTTGGGTGAAGGTCAAAGCCCGCCGCTGATTGACGCTCTGCACCGTAGCATGCTACTGTGGCAGGGAGAGCAGCGCCATGAATTGGTGACGTACCTTGCGGAGCGCGATCTGCTGGAAGATGAGCCTTTCTGGAAGCTGGCCCAGGCGCTTTTTGAGGTGCTGCCGCGGGAGGCGGCGGACTGGAAACTCGTCAGTGCCCTTCTTGGTGAACGTCAGACGCTGCGCGCCGAGGGCAAGAGCGCGACATATCAAGACGTCCAGCAAAAGCTCGAATTTGAGGGAGGGCGATGA